The following coding sequences lie in one Desulfitobacterium chlororespirans DSM 11544 genomic window:
- a CDS encoding acyl-CoA carboxylase subunit beta codes for MEKDTVQVKLLELIHKLVDEGTFVELHESMAETNVLTGLGKVNGRRVYAFAQNFEIRGGSIDSAHADKIIAAMEMALNEGAPIVGFYHSVGARIHDGILALDAVGKLFNYHVKLSGKVPQISVIMGSCAGGAAYCPALTDFIVMIEEKSQLFVTGPKVVQAITGERATGEELGGTRIHGKVSGISHFEAPDEESALKEVRRLLSYLPQNHREKSPRMVSGISAKYSEPKNFVPAEANKPYDILKLIEKIVDNESFIEIQKQYAKNAIIGLGRFNGIACGVIANQPKYLAGALDVDASGKVASFIRLCSNFNLPIILLEDTVGFMPGVRQESSGLLRYGADIVKAFVEASVPKITVMIRKAFGGAYIALNSKAIGATRVYAWTNVEIGVMGIGAAVNLLKKDSASSESLERNLSRGMEGNLELALAHGVIDEVIEPYETRQKLIEALEEFRKREQLAV; via the coding sequence AGGTTAAGCTTCTTGAGCTTATTCATAAATTAGTGGATGAGGGTACCTTTGTGGAGTTGCATGAGAGTATGGCGGAAACCAATGTTCTGACCGGGTTGGGGAAGGTGAATGGCCGGCGGGTGTATGCCTTTGCCCAAAATTTTGAGATCAGGGGAGGGTCCATTGATTCGGCTCATGCCGATAAAATCATTGCTGCCATGGAGATGGCCTTAAATGAAGGCGCTCCCATCGTTGGTTTTTATCATTCCGTCGGAGCCAGAATCCACGATGGTATCCTGGCCTTGGATGCCGTCGGAAAGTTATTCAATTATCATGTGAAATTATCAGGAAAAGTTCCTCAGATTTCGGTGATTATGGGTTCCTGTGCCGGGGGAGCGGCTTATTGTCCGGCATTGACAGACTTTATAGTTATGATTGAAGAAAAATCCCAACTTTTTGTCACGGGCCCTAAAGTTGTACAGGCTATTACCGGCGAGAGAGCAACTGGGGAGGAATTAGGGGGAACAAGGATCCATGGAAAAGTGAGCGGGATTAGCCACTTTGAAGCCCCGGATGAGGAGTCTGCCCTTAAAGAGGTGCGCCGGCTGCTTTCTTACTTGCCTCAGAATCATCGTGAAAAATCTCCGCGGATGGTATCGGGCATTTCGGCAAAATACTCAGAGCCGAAAAATTTTGTGCCTGCGGAAGCCAACAAACCCTATGATATCCTTAAGCTCATCGAGAAAATCGTGGATAATGAATCGTTTATCGAGATTCAGAAACAGTACGCCAAAAATGCCATTATCGGCTTGGGGAGATTCAATGGTATCGCCTGCGGAGTGATTGCCAATCAGCCGAAATACCTTGCCGGAGCACTGGATGTGGATGCCTCCGGAAAAGTCGCTTCCTTTATCCGGCTTTGTTCTAATTTTAATCTTCCCATTATACTCCTTGAAGATACGGTGGGTTTTATGCCGGGAGTCCGGCAAGAGTCCAGTGGGCTGCTCCGATACGGAGCAGATATTGTCAAGGCTTTTGTAGAAGCTTCAGTACCCAAAATCACGGTGATGATCAGAAAGGCATTTGGAGGAGCCTATATCGCTCTTAATTCGAAAGCTATTGGAGCAACCCGGGTCTATGCCTGGACGAACGTAGAGATCGGCGTGATGGGCATCGGGGCTGCGGTGAATCTGTTGAAGAAGGATTCGGCTTCATCGGAGTCTCTGGAGAGGAACTTGAGCCGCGGCATGGAAGGGAATCTGGAGCTGGCTCTTGCGCATGGCGTGATCGACGAGGTTATAGAGCCCTATGAGACCCGGCAGAAGCTGATTGAAGCTCTCGAAGAGTTTCGGAAAAGGGAACAGCTTGCTGTTTAA